From the Corallococcus caeni genome, one window contains:
- a CDS encoding PAS domain-containing sensor histidine kinase, which yields MESHSASFDPEASVSITEAHSRLLLETLVASTPVGLAVVDMEQRFVQVNEALAVMNGIPREAHLGRKVQEIVPEMWPTLRPQYQRVLEGGGAQTVEVSGATSKDLGVERHFLVSYYPVRTGAGVLLGIGVIVAEVTEQRRAHDALRASEQRYRSLVEAMAQPVWTTNARGEVVESAPRWRAFTGQTHEEHLGLGWLTAIHPDDRKRVVRGWVESLRTKTSYRGEFRLRFHAGGYRNVVGRAVPVFGDKGAIREWVSTAEDITERKQAEARAENERARLSAVLTSAPASIAILSGEQQVFTLVNPLYKVLARGRDLLGISVKDYPTPRGIEYSRMIEKAYTRGEPIIEKELAVTSDFKGDGVDSTRRFDVVYQPLRDVNGQVDSVLSFAIDVTERVEARKKLEEWAASLRNQQQWLEAVLDRTPVALILVEPRTGRILFANQVARRMAGGDFPGGLRPEAYSGVHRFTDETGRELSVDEIPGIRAVKGAAVHGEPVVWHTPTGRYSLLVEAAPLPAQHGHPASVLLGLQDVTELRKTQAQLQHAVSLRDEFLTVASHELKTPLTPLQLKLQSLVKDAQSAQTLEALRERVLRTAETISGQVRKMTTLINDLLEVTQLTGPAAPLRLEDVDLADVVREEVERFRVPAEKAGCELIVEAAPGAVGHWDRHRLEQVVSSLLSNALKYGAERPVTLKVERDRDRARLSVRDEGIGIAPGSLQAIFEKFTRAVSARHYGGLGLGLFITRQIVEAHHGTLRAESQPGQGATFIVELPVSK from the coding sequence GTGGAGAGTCACAGCGCAAGCTTCGACCCGGAGGCCTCCGTGTCCATCACCGAGGCGCACTCCCGGCTGCTCCTCGAGACACTGGTGGCCAGCACGCCCGTGGGGCTCGCGGTCGTGGACATGGAGCAGCGCTTCGTCCAGGTCAACGAAGCGCTCGCCGTCATGAACGGCATCCCGCGCGAGGCCCACCTGGGCCGCAAGGTGCAGGAGATCGTCCCGGAGATGTGGCCCACGCTCCGCCCCCAGTACCAGCGCGTCCTGGAGGGCGGGGGCGCGCAGACGGTGGAGGTCAGCGGCGCCACCTCGAAGGATCTCGGCGTGGAGCGCCACTTCCTCGTCAGCTACTACCCGGTGCGCACGGGAGCGGGCGTGTTGCTCGGCATCGGCGTCATCGTGGCGGAGGTCACCGAGCAGCGCAGGGCGCACGACGCGCTCCGGGCCAGCGAGCAGCGCTACCGCTCGCTGGTGGAGGCCATGGCGCAGCCGGTGTGGACCACCAACGCCCGGGGCGAGGTGGTGGAGTCCGCGCCGCGCTGGCGGGCGTTCACGGGCCAGACGCACGAGGAGCACCTGGGGCTGGGCTGGCTCACCGCCATCCACCCGGATGACCGCAAGCGCGTGGTGCGCGGCTGGGTGGAGTCCCTGCGCACGAAGACGTCCTACCGGGGCGAGTTCCGCCTGCGCTTCCACGCCGGGGGCTACCGGAACGTGGTGGGCCGGGCCGTGCCCGTGTTCGGCGACAAGGGCGCCATCCGCGAATGGGTATCCACGGCGGAGGACATCACCGAGCGCAAGCAGGCGGAGGCCCGGGCGGAGAACGAGCGCGCGAGGCTGAGCGCCGTGCTGACGAGCGCCCCGGCGTCCATCGCCATCCTCTCCGGCGAGCAGCAGGTCTTCACGCTGGTGAATCCCCTCTACAAGGTGCTCGCGCGGGGCAGGGACCTGCTGGGCATCTCCGTCAAGGACTACCCCACCCCCCGGGGGATCGAATACTCCCGGATGATCGAAAAGGCCTACACCCGCGGCGAGCCGATCATCGAGAAGGAGCTCGCCGTCACGTCCGACTTCAAGGGTGACGGGGTGGATTCGACGCGGCGGTTCGACGTCGTCTACCAGCCCTTGCGCGACGTGAATGGCCAGGTGGACTCCGTGCTGTCCTTCGCCATCGACGTGACGGAGCGGGTGGAGGCGCGCAAGAAGCTGGAGGAGTGGGCCGCGTCGCTGAGGAACCAGCAGCAGTGGCTGGAGGCGGTGCTGGACCGGACGCCGGTGGCGCTCATCCTGGTGGAGCCCCGGACCGGCCGGATCCTCTTCGCGAACCAGGTGGCCCGGCGGATGGCCGGCGGCGACTTCCCTGGGGGCCTGCGGCCGGAGGCCTATTCGGGAGTGCATCGCTTCACGGATGAGACGGGGCGGGAGCTGAGCGTGGATGAAATCCCCGGCATCCGGGCGGTGAAGGGTGCGGCCGTGCACGGGGAGCCGGTCGTCTGGCACACGCCCACCGGGCGCTACTCGTTGCTGGTGGAGGCGGCCCCCCTGCCCGCCCAGCATGGCCATCCCGCTTCGGTCCTCCTGGGGCTCCAGGACGTCACCGAGCTGCGCAAGACCCAGGCCCAGCTCCAGCACGCGGTGTCCCTCAGGGACGAGTTCCTGACGGTGGCGTCGCACGAGCTGAAGACGCCGCTGACGCCCTTGCAGCTCAAGCTCCAGTCCCTGGTGAAGGACGCGCAGTCGGCCCAGACGCTGGAGGCGCTGCGGGAGCGCGTCTTGAGGACGGCGGAGACCATCTCCGGGCAGGTCCGGAAGATGACCACGCTCATCAACGACCTGCTGGAGGTGACGCAGCTCACGGGCCCCGCCGCGCCGCTGCGGCTGGAGGACGTGGACCTGGCGGACGTGGTGCGCGAGGAGGTGGAGCGCTTCAGGGTCCCGGCGGAGAAGGCGGGCTGCGAGCTCATCGTGGAGGCGGCCCCCGGAGCGGTGGGCCACTGGGACCGCCACCGGCTGGAGCAGGTGGTGAGCAGCCTGTTGTCCAACGCGCTGAAGTATGGCGCCGAGCGCCCGGTGACGCTGAAGGTCGAGCGTGACCGGGACCGGGCAAGGTTGAGCGTGAGGGACGAAGGCATCGGCATCGCGCCGGGGAGCCTCCAGGCCATCTTCGAGAAGTTCACCCGCGCCGTGTCCGCAAGGCATTACGGAGGTCTGGGATTGGGCCTCTTCATCACCAGACAGATTGTCGAAGCCCACCACGGCACCCTGCGCGCGGAGAGCCAACCCGGGCAGGGTGCGACGTTCATCGTGGAGTTGCCGGTGTCGAAGTAA
- a CDS encoding rhomboid family intramembrane serine protease, with protein MVFLLPLGVEGATLERRPWVSLSITAVCVVAFFITWVIPANPVGVNEAEVRALIQETLVHRQLELPPACGALLSDHGKALLARMKEQSPTSLRNVNVEVLQAKLDAHCDGVLKVRDSGLLQRLGLVPARGLKQWGWLTYMFLHLGWMHLLGNLLFFYVVGLLLEDVWGRPLFAGFYGVGGLVAAVAHFALAPTSQTLMVGASGAVAACMGAFCLRFATRKVRVGYLVWFLHFWRGTFGVPGWLWASLWFGNEVLNFLLWGNNTGVAVMAHIGGFVFGFGAAGALRLTRLEERFVAPAIAERDGGWVADPRMVEAQTSLESGDRDKARATFLRILADHPDHTEALLWLGRMELEDGQVPSGSARVEKALQLLVAHDVPEPLWNAVDQLGELFPVERLRPGVAWRVAQGLDQGEAPANATAMAESLYAAAGKGTGIMAVRALIRAAELRLARRDAPEQAAGYLTRAKALATGDAAALAERVEQLEVEAVRMGARMKNRGMDLDTESATARTRAVAALAPVAVGGTLLPPRIVPCRILGLSSKALLVEAQGGQRRSLSITEVLAVAVGMLPVAVPEGAAPRQTVLTDLVVSWGDPERGPTVLRIPAAGLGLAERHPGVAPREAYARFLAALLEHSAANPMPDAPTLAEGRYPRFATEGQFTAHYYGQVAAAA; from the coding sequence ATGGTCTTCTTGCTCCCGCTTGGCGTGGAGGGCGCGACGTTGGAGCGACGCCCCTGGGTCTCGCTTTCCATCACCGCCGTCTGTGTCGTTGCCTTCTTCATCACCTGGGTGATTCCCGCGAACCCGGTGGGAGTGAACGAGGCGGAGGTCCGCGCGCTGATCCAGGAGACACTCGTTCATCGCCAGCTGGAGCTGCCCCCGGCGTGCGGCGCCCTGCTCAGCGACCACGGCAAGGCCCTGCTGGCTCGAATGAAGGAGCAGTCACCGACATCGCTCCGCAACGTGAACGTGGAGGTGCTCCAGGCGAAGCTCGACGCGCACTGCGACGGCGTGCTGAAGGTCCGGGACTCCGGACTGCTTCAACGTCTGGGATTGGTGCCCGCGCGGGGCCTGAAGCAGTGGGGCTGGCTGACGTACATGTTCCTGCACCTCGGGTGGATGCACCTGCTGGGGAACCTGCTGTTCTTCTACGTCGTGGGCCTGCTGCTCGAGGACGTCTGGGGCCGGCCGCTGTTCGCGGGGTTCTACGGGGTGGGGGGCCTGGTGGCGGCGGTGGCCCACTTCGCGCTCGCTCCCACGTCCCAGACCCTGATGGTGGGCGCGTCGGGGGCCGTGGCGGCGTGCATGGGCGCGTTCTGCCTGCGCTTCGCCACGCGCAAGGTCCGCGTGGGCTACCTCGTCTGGTTCCTGCACTTCTGGCGCGGGACCTTTGGCGTTCCCGGCTGGTTATGGGCGAGCCTCTGGTTCGGCAACGAGGTGCTCAACTTCCTGCTGTGGGGCAACAACACCGGCGTCGCGGTGATGGCCCACATCGGCGGGTTTGTCTTTGGCTTCGGCGCGGCCGGCGCGCTGCGGCTCACCCGCCTGGAGGAGCGCTTCGTCGCCCCCGCCATCGCCGAGCGCGACGGCGGTTGGGTCGCGGATCCCCGCATGGTGGAGGCGCAGACCTCGCTGGAGAGCGGCGACCGGGACAAGGCGCGCGCGACCTTCCTACGCATCCTGGCGGATCATCCGGACCACACCGAGGCGCTACTCTGGCTGGGGCGGATGGAGCTGGAGGACGGCCAGGTGCCGTCCGGCTCCGCGCGGGTGGAGAAGGCACTGCAGCTGCTGGTCGCCCACGACGTCCCCGAACCGCTCTGGAACGCGGTGGACCAGTTGGGGGAGCTGTTCCCGGTGGAGCGGCTGCGTCCGGGTGTCGCGTGGCGCGTGGCGCAGGGCCTGGACCAGGGCGAGGCTCCCGCCAACGCCACAGCCATGGCCGAGTCGCTCTACGCCGCGGCCGGCAAGGGCACCGGCATCATGGCGGTGCGTGCCCTGATTCGGGCGGCGGAGCTGAGGCTGGCGCGCCGTGACGCTCCGGAGCAGGCGGCCGGATACCTGACCCGGGCGAAGGCGCTGGCGACAGGCGATGCCGCCGCGTTGGCGGAGCGGGTGGAACAGCTGGAGGTGGAGGCGGTCCGGATGGGGGCGCGGATGAAGAACCGGGGAATGGATCTGGACACGGAGTCCGCGACGGCCCGGACCCGCGCCGTGGCGGCCCTGGCGCCCGTGGCGGTCGGGGGGACCTTGCTGCCCCCGCGAATCGTTCCCTGTCGCATCCTGGGGCTGTCCTCCAAGGCCCTGCTGGTGGAGGCGCAGGGCGGTCAGCGCCGGTCGCTGTCCATCACGGAGGTCCTGGCGGTGGCCGTGGGAATGCTGCCTGTCGCCGTGCCGGAAGGGGCAGCACCGAGGCAGACGGTGCTCACCGACCTGGTGGTGTCCTGGGGAGACCCGGAGCGCGGGCCGACCGTGCTGCGCATCCCGGCCGCCGGGCTCGGGCTGGCGGAGCGCCATCCCGGGGTCGCGCCGCGTGAGGCCTATGCTCGCTTCCTGGCGGCACTGCTGGAGCACTCCGCCGCCAATCCCATGCCCGACGCGCCGACCCTGGCCGAGGGCCGCTATCCGCGCTTCGCGACCGAGGGCCAGTTCACGGCGCACTACTATGGGCAGGTGGCCGCGGCGGCCTGA
- a CDS encoding DUF1622 domain-containing protein, whose protein sequence is MPFADFVGLAARLFEATGVGVMLVGVLASVAFAARDARGPKRAGAYRQLRQDLGRAILLGLELLVAADIIRTVTESPTMGQVLVLGLIVLIRTFLSFTLEVEINGRWPWQSRPGDEEGAGPPPP, encoded by the coding sequence ATGCCATTCGCGGACTTCGTGGGCCTGGCCGCGCGGCTGTTCGAGGCCACGGGCGTGGGAGTGATGCTGGTGGGGGTGTTGGCCTCCGTGGCCTTCGCGGCCCGGGACGCCCGAGGCCCGAAGCGGGCGGGGGCGTACCGTCAGCTGCGCCAGGACCTGGGCCGCGCCATCCTGCTGGGCCTGGAGCTGCTGGTCGCGGCGGACATCATCCGCACGGTCACGGAGTCCCCCACGATGGGACAGGTGCTCGTCCTGGGACTCATCGTCCTCATCCGGACCTTCCTCAGCTTCACGCTGGAGGTGGAGATCAACGGACGCTGGCCCTGGCAATCCCGCCCAGGCGACGAGGAAGGGGCCGGCCCCCCGCCGCCGTGA